A DNA window from ANME-2 cluster archaeon contains the following coding sequences:
- a CDS encoding C2H2-type zinc finger protein, with protein MGNSNKSLVNLIVGIVLVVIGIAWYVIDIPVLSSYLDNPITFTPMWKILALFVLGMFGICVFFIGLILAWMGWDDYKMQKEMASSEKPETKEKWGKEEEEIKDEEEGSDREAKLEKELRAEMEKETENSEFTCDVCGKTVKSKAGLAAHKRSHK; from the coding sequence ATGGGGAACTCTAATAAATCACTCGTTAATCTGATAGTAGGAATTGTACTGGTCGTAATAGGTATTGCATGGTATGTTATTGATATTCCTGTCCTGTCGTCATATCTGGACAACCCTATCACTTTTACTCCCATGTGGAAGATACTCGCTCTTTTCGTGCTGGGTATGTTTGGTATCTGTGTCTTCTTTATAGGTCTTATCCTTGCATGGATGGGATGGGATGACTACAAGATGCAAAAAGAGATGGCCAGCTCAGAAAAGCCCGAAACAAAAGAAAAATGGGGAAAGGAAGAAGAAGAGATAAAGGACGAGGAAGAAGGCTCTGACAGGGAAGCAAAACTTGAAAAAGAACTCAGGGCTGAGATGGAAAAGGAGACCGAAAACTCTGAATTCACCTGCGACGTATGCGGTAAGACCGTGAAGAGCAAAGCAG
- the hisD gene encoding histidinol dehydrogenase, translated as MIHKNLRDLTVIESKRLLDRAGGIQDVSATVSVILADVKARGDAALRQYTKQFDRVDIDVIEVDSGTIESALETVEPGLLEHLRTAAENIRAFHRAQMGESQWFMESSPGIMLGQKTTPLAVVGAYVPGGRASYPSTALMTVIPAKVAGVRKVVVCTPPGPDGVNPLTLAAAHIAGADHVYQVGGVQAVGAMAYGTETVPAVDKIVGPGNVYVTAAKMMVRDRCEIDFPAGPSEVLIISDETADPKFIAADMLAQAEHDPNAVSVLVTTSADVAKRVRTSLLEMTRTAARKEIIQQSLENAAILVAESLEECIDYSNRFAPEHLEIITADDTKVLDEITNAGSIFLGQYTPVSAGDYASGTNHVLPTAGYGRIYSGLNVDHFVKKSTIQKLSRQGLAHLEPTITSLAEAEGLSAHAEAVRKRLY; from the coding sequence ATGATACACAAGAACCTGCGCGACCTTACTGTTATTGAATCAAAACGCCTGCTTGACCGGGCAGGCGGGATACAGGACGTTTCTGCAACAGTATCCGTCATACTTGCCGATGTAAAGGCCAGAGGCGATGCTGCCCTCAGGCAGTATACCAAACAGTTCGACAGGGTGGATATTGATGTTATTGAAGTGGACAGTGGAACAATTGAATCTGCACTTGAAACTGTTGAACCAGGTCTTTTAGAGCACCTCAGGACCGCTGCCGAGAATATCCGCGCGTTCCACAGGGCACAGATGGGAGAATCCCAGTGGTTCATGGAATCCTCACCTGGCATCATGCTGGGGCAGAAGACCACCCCCCTGGCCGTGGTGGGTGCCTACGTACCGGGCGGCAGGGCATCATACCCGTCCACAGCGTTGATGACCGTGATCCCTGCAAAGGTGGCAGGAGTCAGGAAGGTGGTCGTATGCACACCCCCCGGACCCGACGGAGTAAACCCGCTTACACTGGCAGCGGCACACATTGCCGGTGCCGACCATGTCTACCAGGTCGGCGGCGTACAGGCCGTGGGTGCCATGGCTTACGGCACCGAAACCGTGCCTGCTGTCGATAAAATAGTGGGCCCGGGGAACGTGTATGTCACGGCCGCCAAGATGATGGTCAGGGACCGCTGCGAGATAGATTTCCCGGCCGGGCCCAGTGAAGTGCTTATCATATCCGATGAAACGGCAGACCCTAAATTCATTGCTGCTGACATGCTGGCCCAGGCCGAGCACGACCCCAATGCCGTATCTGTGCTGGTCACTACATCGGCGGATGTGGCGAAACGGGTTCGTACCAGCCTGCTTGAGATGACCAGGACTGCAGCAAGGAAGGAGATAATACAACAGTCGCTGGAAAATGCTGCAATACTGGTTGCTGAGTCACTTGAAGAGTGCATCGATTATTCCAACAGGTTTGCTCCCGAACACCTTGAAATAATCACCGCTGATGACACAAAGGTACTTGATGAAATTACCAATGCGGGTTCTATCTTCCTCGGGCAATATACCCCGGTTTCGGCAGGTGACTATGCTTCCGGTACCAACCATGTGCTTCCTACTGCCGGGTATGGAAGAATATATTCCGGGCTCAATGTGGACCATTTTGTCAAGAAGTCCACCATCCAGAAGCTGAGCAGGCAAGGACTGGCTCACCTGGAACCTACTATTACTTCACTGGCAGAAGCTGAAGGGCTGAGCGCGCATGCAGAGGCTGTGAGAAAAAGACTGTATTGA